The Deltaproteobacteria bacterium genome contains the following window.
AGCCGGTGGCCATCTTGCAGCACTGCCGGACAAACTTGCCGCCGTCGCTCGGGATATCGATCCCCACCCGCTCGGCAGGTGACGCTTCCGTGAGCCAGATGAGGGTTTCGACGGCTTCCAACTGGCAGAAGAAAAAGCGCCGCTCCTCGAAGCCCTCGGGGTCGCGCCAGTGCTCCAGAAGGCGCTTCGTGATAGTGGTCACGCCGGGGTAGCCCGCCTCGCGCCACGCCTTGACCCGCGGCCGGATTTGGTTGACGAGCGGAATCTCGATGAAAATACCCGGATCGTCGAAGGCCTTCGAACCCGGCGTGGCCACCACGTAGCCCGCCGGGCGGCGTCCCTCCACCAGGTCAAAGGTGCGCGTCTCCCGCTCGTAGCGCCAGTGGCGCGCGGGCTCCTCGTAAGGTGAATTGATAATCAGGCGGTCGATCGTGGTGCGGGGCATCATCGTTGCTCCGGGATGATTCGTTCAAGTTCGGCGATGAGCGGGGGCAATCCTTCGATGATCGTCTGCCACAAGATGTCCAGATTGATGTCGAAATAGGCATGAACCAGTCGGTGGCGCATGCCAATGATCTTCTGCCAGGGGATATTGGGAGACTCGGCCTTTGCCTCCGCGCTCAATTGATACGCCGCCTCACCTATGATCTCGACAGCCTTGACCAAGGCCCACACAAGTTGGCGATCGTGCTCAAGGTCTTCCCGACGACGGTTGCGCGTGAAGCCCTGCGCCTCCTTTGCCGCGTCCAATATATGACGCAAACGGACCAGGTCATTCGGCTGCATATTGCACCTCGGCTTCGGACATGACCTGCTGACGGAAGTAGCGGCTCAAATCCTCGGGCGTTCGCAAATCGACTTTCCGTCCGCCAAAAAATTCAGATAGCTCCTGTTCCATACCGGCCACATCGAACAAGGTGGGGATACGGGCGGGATCGAATTCCACCAGCACG
Protein-coding sequences here:
- a CDS encoding DUF86 domain-containing protein, whose protein sequence is MQPNDLVRLRHILDAAKEAQGFTRNRRREDLEHDRQLVWALVKAVEIIGEAAYQLSAEAKAESPNIPWQKIIGMRHRLVHAYFDINLDILWQTIIEGLPPLIAELERIIPEQR
- a CDS encoding nucleotidyltransferase family protein; translation: MNKNLIILRERLAAYCREHGIRRLAIFGSALRDDFRPDSDVDVLVEFDPARIPTLFDVAGMEQELSEFFGGRKVDLRTPEDLSRYFRQQVMSEAEVQYAAE